In the genome of Euwallacea fornicatus isolate EFF26 chromosome 21, ASM4011564v1, whole genome shotgun sequence, the window TCTCAAAACACGATGCGAAGCCGGCAACttccattaataaatttttaacagttcgctcggatattaattaaaatggccGCTATAGCCGGCGCTTCTGTCAGATGTGACAGGCGCACTCCCTAATCCACTGACactgaaaacaattaaataaggAACTATAGCTGAATGAAGTCACGGCAATTAGTGCGAATGAGAGGGAGCTAATCGCggaaatgtaataaataataaccgTAACGTGTAATAACCTGCACCTAAATGGAGCCCCTATCGAAGGGCATGCGTCCCTCTTTATTTAATGCACCTTGCAAATGCCTATACAAACAGAGACAGATtagggaataaaaaaattaccaaccATGTGTCATAGGAGCGCATTCTACAGTACGCaacgtaatttatttttgaaaaattttggcGGCTCAAACGGACGTTCCGCACCAACCAAACGTCGCATGAACACCTGCGCATCGTGGATAAAACAAACTGCCATCGTTACGAAAAATCCCGCTGAACTGGCCCATAAAATGGACAACTTTTGTAATATTCTATTTAGTAAGTACAATAGCGCCAGTGAAACCTGGTCCAAGCGCTCCTCTACACATATGAATtgtaaacacaaaaatttgCAGTCCTAATGTTCCACTAGCAGTGGCGCATGCAGTAGCATGTTGACGAAGGCCCTTTCGGACGTGAGTGAGATGTTAATTTCCATTGGTTCACATTGCGAGCGTAAGAAAGGGAAATTTCGTCACGTGTTCCGCTTGAAATATCTTCTATATTGTGAGTACCTTAGGACGAATCTCGCATCTCCCAAATGCCgcaaaattagtgaaaatccCCGTTAACTCGCACGTTTCAAAAATCCTTTTGCACTTGATGAACGTCACTGTTTCTGTTAGATCTGACAACTGACACGTTCCTCAATCATAGacctcaaaaaatattacgCATTTGAGATGCAAGAGAGAGAGGGGCGTAGTCCAggcattataataattaacagtTAATGAATCGTGACGTGAGAAGTTGAGAGGAACTGTTTTTGTCACTCACCTAGTCTACCGTTGAGTTCAAcgaacaaaataaacacatttttaatctATATCCATTATCTAAAGTATGCAGGCATCCATAACGTCAACACGTATCGACTCagaacaaatttggtaaataatttaattaccgCAAACAACCAACAAATTGGACAATTAACTAGCACCTACCGGTATAACATCTTCTTGAGGTAGGGCGCCTCTCCGGTAATAGAGGGAGGCAGGTAGAGCCTCAAGTTTTCGAAATCGAACTCTCCGTTTAGGCCCCTTTCGTTCACGTCCTCGGCCATACTCAGAAACTGGGAGGAACTTCACATTGATGCAGCACTAATCCTCCGGGGATCCAGGTGACGTTCTGGAGGTGATTCGGAGCACTAATGTTGATTTCGAGATTGAAGCCCTTATCGGTGAAAAGCGATCGAAGTGAGCGGTCTAGTGAAGGCAAGATATACGGCGTATTTGCTCTGTTCTCCTAGCTatgcaagataatttttgtatttaaatgagTACCTTACTGATAGTAATTAAAACGAGAGTATATCGGATTTTCGAATAGTTATTATCTTTGATTATAACGACTGAAAAACGGGGCAAAAACGTTACCTTCATGAACATGCACTTACTGTAACACTAACGTGCAATTCTGCTGGTTTTTACTGCACGATTTTAGCATGTAAACCACGGATTCGCATGAACCCACTCCTTCCACATTCGAAACAATTTAAGTATTTGGATAATGAACAAGTTGGTGCTTCTAAGAAGAGGTGCAACAAATAAGCTTTATCTCGATCATTTATCTCCTTCGAGGTTTGAAATAGGTGTGGAATAAAACTACgaatatttgataaataatgtaattctCTCCCTGCAGGGAAAACTTAAGGGAAAACTCGAACTTGTGGTGCAAGAACTTCCCGAGTTCTCCTCGCCGAACATCCGCGAGGTTGAGGAACTCCTCAACCGCTGGCCGTTAATGGCACGCCAACGGTGGTGGAGTTACCACTCCTCACTGCATGCCTCAATTCCCTAGCACATCTTTTCTCTCCAAGTCCCATCCTCTGCGACCTGCAAAACAACAAATTCAACAATTAGCGGAATGACTTAACAGGACTCAATAATCCCGAAACAAAGAAGTAAACGATCTCAGTTCAAGGCTACAATTTGCGTCAGCTGTTACAGTAGGTATAATACCTCCATGGGTTTCTTTATTAAGGTGGGCTTAAATCCAATATTTGTCTTTACATAATACCGAGATGGAGGTATAGGTGTACCTACTGATGGTTTGCCAAGCCACCCAATGCACTTAGAAGGTAGATCTATAGAGCTTAAGGTTGGAGGTTGCGTGCGTGTGTCCAGCTAAGGAGAACGTTTGCGGCCGCCCTCCAACCTTAAGCCGAGTAGTAGTAAGTAAGTATACCAGTTATGAactgaataattaataaattacacaAGGAGTTTAAAAATACTGAAACCTGTTTTATTCCTCTTGAGAAAGTCGTTGACCAGCTGGAGGACAATGTGTATTAAGGCTGTACGCGGGAAAACGACCATGAGCTATCTACGAGCTAATATTAACCCACAGACGAAACctccgccattttgtcaaaaagCTTGATGAGATCTCTCTTTGTCGTTGCGTGATCTCAATAATCAGCCCACTTAatctccattaaaaatttgtggAAAGATGGCGAATCTTGTACGTGCCAAGACTGAAAATATCCTGATGTTGTAAGGTTTTAAAGCATACTATTGACATTCTATATCGTTTTGTGAAAGGACATTCTATTAGTTCAGTTTAGCTTCATGGTCAAGGTAAATGGCATCAGGTTCAACAATCCACGACGGCGTGGGCCagctttattatttatttttaaatcataattcCTGGCAATTATTCTAATGTGGATCATTAATACGTTCGGGTCTGCTCATGAGCTCAAACCCAATGTCTATCTACATGTCCGTCGAAGTATATGAAAATCGACTCGAACGCGTTTTATTCCATTCAGCTCAGAGAGAATTAATTGATCTCAGCCTCTCAACGTAACAAAATTAAGTTGTagcattatttattgatattaaaaagGTGTTGCTACCTGTCCAACGTAAATTAATAAGGCCACTTTTTGTCGCTATTGAGTTTATAGATATAAACAACGTTTAATGGGTATTCTGTAACACAAATTATGCATGTGCATACAAGATTATTGTCTTATATCGGAAGAGAGATTTATCGTTTCCTTCAATATGCGAGTTTTCCTATATAACTGTAACAATCGCTGGAACGGACgacctttatttttataatggtCTAATGCAATTTGTGCAAAGCTTGACGATCTTCATTAGCATTAGAAAACAATGCAGCAAAGTAAAAGTTGCATATCTCGGGTTATATAAGGTGTTTATAGATTTGATGGTCACTGGCAAAGTCTTTTgtaatttgacttttttctgCAATTTGATGAATTGTTACGGTACGTTAAAAGAGGATATTTATAATGCGGCCTTGCCGCAAAGATTTTCAGTGATGCGATATGTGGGACTCCGCTATTAATTAGTCATCATCAGACAACCCACTGTGATCTCTTATATTGTAATGAACACCTTGATCTATAACATGGCGGCAACATGAGACTGTTTCGTTATTCTTCCTCAAGTCGAAATAATATCACCGATCAGAAGAAATCCTTCGAACCTGTTTCTTTGCCCTAAAATTTGACCCTCACACTCAATCTGTAACGATTATTGCGTCAAAATTTGGCAAGCCAAGAGGCCCGCCCTCGGGTCAAGGGAAAAAATTCGGATCCGACAAACTTCCTTTTCTGTCCCCCTTTAGGATGTGAAAGTAAAACGAGACAACAAACCACTGGCTTCTTCCGAACTACGCAAAGTACAACGGACCGAAATGCTGTGAAACATCGCACAAGAAAAACGTCGTTTTCACGATTCAATTAGCAGTATAtgaagtttgaaataaacGATTAATCAGGCTGGAAGCCTCGAGGCTTAAACGCATCAAAATCGGCCTAAAGTCCCagctaaacaaaaaatttaaacaaattttggcCCGTTTGCCTCAATCGGTCACCACTGTAGTGCGCGCCTCGCGGCTTCCCATAAGCGACGCCCGGTGGCTGTCGGaggaagtaaaaattttgaaattttgagtaaatGTCTGCCAAAGTGACGTACAGAATGGGTTTCTCTGAGGGTCAAACTCCAAATGACCAAGTATCGATCGATATCGACTTCAAATGTTCATGGGCGTAAGCGCTATGTTACGGACTCCATTTTGTTCGTTGAGATGCGCAAGGGCAAGGTTGCatgaaatgtcaaaaactaCGAGGGAAAAAAGGATtgcagaaaaattcaaatcagcCGACCAAACGTGGAAATCACTGTTACGGCATGAACAAATGCTGAAAGCAAGGTAAAAGACCGTTTCAGGGGCACTTGCGAACAAATTAACgcgaaaatatgaattttctcGTAAATGGGTTTCTCGACAGATGGCGAATGGAACTTTTCTTTACCTTCGCCACTATCTAGCTCATTCCGACCGTCTCCATCCCttttttataacataattCCATGATAGGTCCGTCACTGTCTACCTCATTGAACGGTTTagaaatcgataaaaaaaattaaaattaataagattttACCTTCCTAATGGCTGACAATCCCTCGATCCCTCTGCCTTTGGTACCACTGAAGATCGAAGTGTGATATTGAAAATCTCGCATTCCTGAAGAATCGAGTCTTCCATCATCGCACAAAGCACTCTACATGAATCCTGcataattaatttcacacgAATGAGCCGGCTGTCGATAGAATAATGCCCTTTCAGCCTTGGCGAAGCCAGACTGTAGATGCTCTTACCACTCTTCGGCTCCTCGAGGTCTTTGCCTTGACACGTCACACTCAATATTAATCCGTCTTCATTAATGGCTTTCGAGCCGAACCATCTCTAAACTTTTCTGGTTAAAACCGTGTTAAAAACGAGGAGGCAATCGACGTTGTTTGAAAGTCACGGTCGAAAGAAGATTATTATCTAACAGTTCAGAAAAGTATCGATTTCGGCAGACACCAACAAGTCGTTATTGCACAGTCAAAATGGCGAGAAAGTGCAACTAGACATTAAATCTATCTTTTTCCGAACAATGCGTACAATTGAGTGAGCCAATGTTGAAAGCATACGAGTGAAAAGAGACCCCGTCTGAAGGAAGCGTTAAGTAGCTTCACGTGCTCCTTGGGCccatataatttaatattcccAGACCAAAGTGAAACAATTATCTTTGGTTGCTTGGTTGAGCCCTTGACAACCGTGGTGGCCTTGAAAGGTTGGCCCCACCTGACGTGGTGAAGCACTGAAGCAACCGACGATGACGGTCAACTTGCAGGCTCGTCTACTGAAGTCTGAAGTGGAGGAAAACCGAGGCCTTTGGTGGGCACCTCACGAGGGAAATTTGCTGGTACCAGAAATCGTCCCCTAGAGGTGCTGCACAGACAAGGCCCAAGTAATCTTCTGAAGAGTTTCTCTATAGATaatcataaaagaaaatacttaGAAATCCTCAACTTACCTTTGATCAAAAACCTTCCCAAAACGGTCTTCAATTGCGTCCATCTAAAGCACCACAAAGCCGACTTTTTTCCGAAATATCTCAGAACTCTTCCGCGCTACGCGTTATTGTATCAGAGAACCATAAAAATGGTCATGATTAGATAGACTGGCCGCAGACGATTCACACAGGTATTAGTGGCGGGTAAGCGTGGTACCAACAGGTGGGGGTACCCAAGCTCGGGGAGTTTTAGCATAGACCGTTTTCCTGGTGGGTAGCAAGCTGACAATGGTTTCGCCTCAGTGGTGGCTGTGCGGCGGGAAAACTCTTTCGCCTTGTGAGGAGTTGAGTAGCCGTGGTCGTGGACAAGAAAAGAAGAAgtaaagaatgaaataaaagaagCTCGGGCAGTAAAAAGTCACGCGGGCGGAGGGCTGAGGCTGCGAGACCGGTTCGGGGCCCGAGACGACTTCGATGTTGCCAAAGGGCTTTGAGAGAGTTTTTATTAGGCGGAGTATGGAGTTGCACAAAGCCGGTAATAATCAGTTCtagttaatttgaaaaaccgcTAATGAGTGAGAGAACTTCTTCGTCTTATCTCATCGGAAAATGTGATGATTATGATGTTCGtaatattgtttcatttttcttcatctgttcttacaaaattttacatttgcaAAAGAACCTTCCACCTCCTGGTCAGCAGGTCGTACATTGAGTCGTCGTGAGTTGACGCGGCCCTTGGTAGCCATTTCCCCTCATGAGTCGAACTTTAAACCTGATACTGTAGGTTTTATTCTTGGATTGCACTTTTATGGGATCCattttgtgaaataataaCTGATGATAAGGCCTTTGAAGGAAATTGCTCTAGTCCATGAACGCAGTAATacgtatattatatatatatatatacatattctTGACGCGGTGGTGAATGATTTTTCTTCAGGAGTCTTTTCCTTTTTCATGATTTCGATGTGGTACCTTGAATAGTTTTCTGTCTATGGCCTTCACATCATCTGGTAGTCTTAAATTAAgtagaaatattgaaaaaaatgttcaccTTAAATGGTAATAAAATGTGTTGCCTCGTTACCGGTACATGTGCGGAAACCTTTTGAGATAGTCGCTGAAGAAACGCGTGATACGAGGAGACATCAGGACAGACCTTCAGAAGAAATGGCAATTTCCACATTAACAGAAATATGTTGAGTTTTTATAGGCAGAAATGGAAATCGCCAAACATCGCATTTTAATGACAAcaataatagaaaaacttaAGTGCGATTTGCATTAACAAATCCCCATTCAGAATGGGTCTATCGCTTAACTTTTACCATAATTTTGCAGTAGTAGTAGCGGTCCGACCGCGGTTCGGGCAGTTCTCCTGCGTGTTCGCGTACATGGCCTGAATCCTCATCATCGCCATTATAGAAAGCGTGTGGTAAAGTCGATTAATAGCAAACGTATAGATTTCGGGAATTTCAGTCCCGTTTTCCTGTGGTTTTTTACTATAGCAGGTAAGACGCTTTCCTCGTCGCATAACCAGAGACGTTATTTGGACTTGACGAGGGTCTTATTGGTTCTTGTCAGTTTCTTGTTGCATAGGTAATTCCCCGAGAAAGCTTTGTAGCTCTACTAGCCCTCTGACGTTCCTGCGACTGTAGTTCCATACTTCGTCAGTTATCGAGATCTCCGTATGATTTAGGTTTTAACTAAGGAAATGGTCATATAACACATTGGTGAAAGTCGTTATAGGCTTCTTGAGCGAGGCAGAAATAATAACACCTCTAGCATTTGAAGTTTCTTATTTACGTATTAATGTTGTTTCGTGCTGCACACAAAGAAAACTTTTTGCTTGTTAGCGATCATGGGATTGTCACCAAATGAAGCGGTGAGTTCTGGGTTGGTGCAAAAAATCTTCTCTTGTTGGAACTTTCTCCAAAGCAAATCTCCGCGATAAAGTCAATAACGTGAAACTCACAAggagaataattttttcctcgctCTCATCACTAATCAAATAGCATTTCTCTTtgtcacaatttttttggttcCAGAGATGACGGTCACCATTTGCGCAAAAACAGAGCTGGTTTCGGGGGATTCTTCGGACAACGATACCTGCTATCCAACGTGTGATGATACCTCGGTGAAGGTAAACGGGCGATTTCATTCCGCCATTAAATAACTTTCTATCCGCAATTATGTATGTCGCTGCACTGtgtgaaataaatgtttacaaaGACATTTGTTTTTCGAACTATAGACGAAATAGCCTCAAACTCAAATGAAAGGGGGCCAAACctgataattaaattatttaaacaattaagcTAATTCAAACCACGCCAATGACGCCGAACAAACGTGCTTTATTGACCGAACAGCAAAGtcaatgttttatttgttatgtAATGTTTCTTTGACCTTTGCCTCTATTCAATGCCTCATCATTTCATGAATTCCTAATGCATTTTTTGCAGGAGATGCTTCACGTGCACGATCACACCGACTCTCTCCTTGAAGACTTGACTCCCACCGAAGAAGAAGACGatgacaattttgaaaaagaaactttaaaattatgcgATGAAATCTACTATGAAAAGGCCCGTAGGCTCTTGAGCTTCGACGAGGCTCCTGAGTACATGAGGCATAACTCTTTCATCAGGAGTGGATATCGAGGGTTATTGTCTACCCAGTTGTGTAAAGAAAGGTACATATCAGGAATCTCGTAGAAATTTcggatttgaatttaaattaaattcagtaTTTTCTGGTGGACTAATGAGACCATAAACATCTGGTCACACATCTTCGGATTTATCCTCTTCATTAGCCTCACGGTGTACGATTTAATGATACTGAAGATAGAGGCGCCTTTGAGCGACAAAATTCTGGTGGGGATTATCCTGATTTTCTTCCAGGTaagttttcagaaatattttgaaaaaaacttctaaacAAATTCCTTTTCTAGGCTTGCATGGCCTTGTCGGCCATTTACCACACATTTTGCTGCCGCTCTGAGGAGGATTGTTACTATTTTTTGTCATATGACTTATTTGGAATTGCCTTGTCTCTGTATGGAATTTATGTGTCTGGAATTTACTATGCCTTCTGGTGCGATCAGGTATGGGTTTTGTGTTACCAACTGGGCAAAAACCATTTCTCGTGCAATTAGTGACGCAAAAATTGTTCCTAAAAACAAGTTCTAAGatttgaaataatgaaaatttatcgaGTGGGATAGGATTCCTAATAACGATCGCGCCGTCTTTGTAGTTTCTATTAGGAAAAACGACAccataaattaacaaattgaCGAAGAAACCCCACAGTATTACGTGCCCACAGCGCCATCTCCACATCATGCACACAAGTACCGAATTTCTTGACGAACAACATTACTGAAATGTAAAAACTTGGGGCTATTGCCGATAGAGGCCGACTTTAGTTCTTctaatgaatattttcattaatatgaatttcGATGTACATTTTTCTCCTTTATGCTCGTGAAATGGTAATCATGGATTTCTTAAAAGTTCTTGGACAAATACATTCTTGAAGCATTAAAAGAGAGATTTCCATAACccttatacatttttttcttttgtccaATTGGTGCGACAATCAATGTACAATTGACCGAAACTCCGACTTACCACAACGCTCAGAAAGTTAACAAAATATCGCTAAAGTTCTAGAGAAAATCTACGCATGTAGCAactctaataaaaaaaaaacgaataaaaaaataaaaacagacaCGGCCGCACCCTCAACCAAACCTATTTTCAGTTTCTGCAGAACTTCTACTTGCTCACAGTGACGATAATCTTCATCATAGCCATGATCCTGCAAATCCCCAGCCTGGGAATCAACGAAAACATCAAAATCATAACCTTCGTATCCTGGGCTGCCTACGGCGTGGTCCCTACCTTCCACTGGGGCACCAGCATGGGCTGGTTCGAAAGCCCGGTCGTGAACGTAAgttttttcggaatttttctcTTGATTTTGATGGTTTTGTTGCAGCTATTGCTGCCCAGAGTGCTGGGCATGTACGTTATCAGCGGAGCCGCTTTTTTGATATACATAACGAAGATTCCGGAAAGATGGGCAGCCGGAAAGTTTGACTTCCTGGGCCACTCGCACCAGTGGTGGCATCTTTTCGTGGTCGGAGCGTTGTATTATTGGCATAACACCGGGATGATTTACGTCGATTTTAGATTGAATCATGCCTGTGCCAATAGCATGAGGATAATATAGGTTTTTGGGCTGTAAAGTAAGATTTGTCATCGTTCTATTGAAGTATTTATCAGCGAATTGATTTTGTTACGTAGACGTAACGCTTCTTCTTGCCAATTCCTTTCTGCATCATACTGGAGTTACTAATTCGACTTTTTCtacgtttatttattatgtactGTGatagttgttttttatttaccttccACAATAATTTACGTGTTTTaccattttaataaagtttaatgttAATTCCGGCTGTATTTGTTCGAAGTAAAGGATTGAAGGTATCAAATCGAAAAGAGTGATTTTGCCGACGCTGAGGATTGAAACCAATGTCATCTGATTAACATTAATCACCTATAAGTCCGGCCATTCCGCTGAACTATCGTCGTCTGACGGGGACACGCAGTGGCCACCTACTTCCTATAATGCAATCGATCATAAACTTGATTACGTCATTTTGCGACacactttttaattgttgttgaTCTTTTCCATTAAACGTGTGGTTTTGAGCGAAAGCTAGATTTGCTGTGTCGGCGCTGAACtctttgaaataaatgtaGAAACGGAAAAGCTACGAAAGTAAGTTGTCCATCTTTAGTTTTCTTGATGCGATGGTGAATGGAACAACGCTCATAAACAGTTTCCTTGTTTCACCTTAAATGTTTTGCTCTGAATAACTGATCAAAATCATCTTATGCGTCTAAAATCAGTAGGGCTAATCGGTCTTAAGTGACAGTGAAATATTGCCGCTtgttcaacaattttaatagaatttgCCTTTAATTGCGGATGTGCTCTTATTGCATAAAGGATTAAAGGTATCAAAGCGA includes:
- the LOC136345874 gene encoding progestin and adipoQ receptor family member 3, translated to MTVTICAKTELVSGDSSDNDTCYPTCDDTSVKEMLHVHDHTDSLLEDLTPTEEEDDDNFEKETLKLCDEIYYEKARRLLSFDEAPEYMRHNSFIRSGYRGLLSTQLCKESIFWWTNETINIWSHIFGFILFISLTVYDLMILKIEAPLSDKILVGIILIFFQACMALSAIYHTFCCRSEEDCYYFLSYDLFGIALSLYGIYVSGIYYAFWCDQFLQNFYLLTVTIIFIIAMILQIPSLGINENIKIITFVSWAAYGVVPTFHWGTSMGWFESPVVNLLLPRVLGMYVISGAAFLIYITKIPERWAAGKFDFLGHSHQWWHLFVVGALYYWHNTGMIYVDFRLNHACANSMRII